In the Egibacteraceae bacterium genome, one interval contains:
- a CDS encoding branched-chain amino acid transaminase — MPIPSVDKIWMDGDLVDWEDAQVHILTPTLHYGWGVFEGIRAYATHRGPAIFQHRRHMERLHRSARILQMEVPFGVDELMEATRELIRVNDVESCYIRPLVYLGYGEMGLNPLPSPVRVSIAIWPWGTYLGDEGLQNGVRAKVSSWVRIGTNMIPTGTKACGVYINSSLAKVEALKAGYDEAILLNEHGHVAEGSGENVFVVRDGTLLTPPLAEGVLRGITRDSVIELATDLDIPFSETTLLRQDLYLADEAFYTGTAAEVVPIRSVDDRDIGAPGPVTKQLQDLFFDVVKGKNDRYKHMVDYVRE, encoded by the coding sequence ATGCCCATCCCTTCAGTCGACAAGATCTGGATGGACGGTGACCTCGTCGATTGGGAGGATGCGCAGGTCCACATCCTCACGCCGACGCTGCACTACGGGTGGGGCGTGTTCGAGGGCATCCGCGCCTACGCGACCCACCGTGGGCCTGCGATCTTCCAGCACCGCAGGCACATGGAGCGCCTGCACCGCTCCGCGCGGATCCTCCAGATGGAGGTGCCCTTCGGCGTCGACGAGCTCATGGAGGCCACCCGCGAGCTCATCCGCGTCAACGACGTCGAGTCCTGCTACATCCGCCCGCTCGTGTACCTGGGCTACGGCGAGATGGGCCTCAACCCCCTCCCGAGCCCGGTGCGGGTGTCGATCGCGATCTGGCCGTGGGGCACCTACCTCGGTGACGAGGGGCTGCAGAACGGGGTCAGGGCGAAGGTGTCGTCGTGGGTGCGCATCGGCACGAACATGATCCCGACCGGCACGAAGGCCTGTGGCGTGTACATCAACTCCTCCCTGGCCAAGGTCGAGGCGCTGAAGGCCGGCTACGACGAGGCCATCCTGCTCAACGAGCACGGCCACGTCGCCGAGGGCTCCGGCGAGAACGTCTTCGTGGTCCGCGACGGCACGCTGCTCACCCCGCCGCTCGCCGAGGGAGTGCTGCGCGGCATAACCCGCGACTCCGTGATCGAGCTGGCCACCGACCTCGACATCCCCTTCTCCGAGACGACGCTGCTGCGCCAGGACCTCTACCTCGCCGACGAGGCGTTCTACACCGGCACCGCCGCTGAGGTGGTGCCGATCCGCTCCGTCGACGACCGTGACATCGGGGCGCCAGGGCCGGTCACGAAGCAGCTGCAGGACCTCTTCTTCGACGTCGTGAAGGGCAAGAACGACCGGTACAAGCACATGGTCGACTACGTGCGGGAGTAA
- a CDS encoding VOC family protein, whose translation MHVLQSRVLLRPSDLDASVAFYEHRIGLVRYREWGHAPHRGVVYFLGGGYLELSENANGPTPDPGVRLWLQVVDARAAREELAAKGVAIAAEPERKPWGLIELSVHDPDGLELVIVETPIDHPLRRRE comes from the coding sequence ATGCACGTCCTGCAGTCCCGCGTCCTGCTGCGGCCCTCCGACCTCGACGCGTCCGTGGCCTTCTACGAGCACCGTATCGGCCTCGTCCGCTACCGCGAATGGGGGCACGCCCCCCACCGCGGCGTCGTGTACTTCCTCGGGGGCGGCTACCTCGAGCTGAGCGAGAACGCAAATGGGCCGACGCCGGACCCGGGCGTGCGTCTGTGGCTGCAGGTCGTCGACGCCCGCGCCGCCCGGGAGGAGCTGGCCGCCAAGGGCGTCGCAATCGCGGCGGAGCCCGAGCGCAAGCCGTGGGGTCTCATCGAGCTCAGCGTCCACGACCCCGACGGCCTCGAGCTCGTCATCGTCGAGACGCCGATCGACCACCCGCTGCGCCGTCGCGAGTAG
- a CDS encoding phage holin family protein — MTASPRQPFEQPLQGVRRLFNSQPTIGAGAAAKAVAEDASALVRAEVELAKAELAESVKAKASGAGLLAGTAILGWLGLQGLLLAAGLALALVLPGWAAALVVSVVLLVAGGVLGLIGKRKLATPVSLDTTKHNVEEDVAWAKSHLANR; from the coding sequence ATGACCGCGTCACCACGGCAGCCCTTCGAGCAGCCACTCCAGGGCGTCCGCCGACTGTTCAACTCGCAGCCGACCATCGGTGCCGGTGCCGCGGCGAAAGCCGTGGCAGAGGACGCGAGCGCGCTCGTACGCGCCGAGGTGGAGCTCGCGAAGGCCGAGCTCGCCGAGTCCGTCAAGGCCAAGGCCTCCGGTGCGGGCCTGCTCGCCGGGACGGCGATCCTCGGCTGGCTCGGGCTGCAGGGGCTGCTCCTGGCCGCCGGACTGGCCCTCGCGCTCGTGCTGCCGGGCTGGGCCGCCGCCCTCGTCGTCAGCGTCGTGCTGCTGGTCGCCGGCGGGGTTCTCGGGCTGATCGGCAAGCGCAAGCTCGCCACCCCGGTCAGCCTCGACACCACCAAGCACAACGTCGAGGAGGACGTGGCGTGGGCGAAGTCGCACCTGGCCAACCGATAG
- the cimA gene encoding citramalate synthase: MARNLLAAGLHAPVDVTPVDVYDTTLRDGTQREGISLTVADKLRVAAEIDSLGVSYIEGGWPGANPKDTEFFRRVAAGELQLRRAVLTAFGMTRRPGGAAGNDPTLAALLEAATPVVCLVGKSDILHVTEALGTTAEENLAMVADSVRLLRREGRRVFFDAEHFFDGHARDPSYALEVLAAAAGAGAECVVLCDTNGGALPDRVEAVVREVVGVLGDTQVGVHVHNDTDCAVANSLVAVHGGATHVQGTVNGIGERCGNANLMSIIPNLKVKLGMDVVGDDDLRRLSHVAHAVAEVMNTTPDPHAPYVGHAAFAHKAGLHVSALAKREDLYQHVEPARVGNVLRLLVSELAGRSTVVLKGRDFGLDLTADGDAVNRILGRVKELEHAGYAFEAADASFELLVRSEMGEDVHAFTLESFRIIVERREDGRMVAEATIKLWVPGEGDAGGRGYRGEGVAGGDAGGRGYRGERLIGTGEGNGPVDALDQAFRAAVNGRFPGLAKLHLADYKARILDSDSGTAATTRVLIRSSNGEREWDTVGVSANVIEASWLAMADAYTYGLREQQDADA; the protein is encoded by the coding sequence GTGGCTCGCAACCTCCTCGCAGCAGGGCTGCACGCACCGGTGGACGTCACGCCCGTGGACGTCTACGACACGACGTTGCGCGACGGCACGCAGCGCGAAGGCATCTCGCTCACCGTGGCCGACAAGCTGCGGGTCGCGGCGGAGATCGACTCGCTCGGTGTCAGCTACATCGAGGGTGGGTGGCCGGGTGCGAACCCAAAGGACACTGAGTTCTTCCGCCGGGTGGCCGCGGGCGAGCTGCAGCTGCGCCGCGCCGTGCTCACCGCCTTCGGCATGACCCGCCGCCCGGGTGGCGCGGCGGGGAACGACCCGACCCTCGCTGCGCTGCTCGAGGCCGCGACGCCGGTCGTGTGCCTCGTCGGCAAGTCCGACATCCTTCACGTCACCGAGGCGCTCGGGACGACGGCGGAGGAGAACCTCGCCATGGTCGCCGACTCCGTGCGCCTGCTGCGGCGTGAGGGGCGCCGGGTGTTCTTCGACGCCGAGCACTTCTTCGACGGCCATGCGCGCGACCCGTCCTACGCGCTGGAGGTGCTCGCCGCGGCGGCCGGCGCCGGCGCCGAGTGCGTCGTGCTGTGCGACACGAACGGCGGGGCCCTGCCCGACCGGGTCGAGGCCGTCGTTCGCGAGGTCGTCGGTGTCCTCGGCGACACCCAGGTGGGCGTGCATGTGCACAACGACACCGACTGCGCCGTCGCCAACTCGCTCGTGGCGGTGCATGGAGGCGCGACCCACGTGCAGGGCACCGTGAACGGCATCGGGGAGCGCTGCGGCAACGCGAACCTCATGTCGATCATCCCCAACCTCAAGGTCAAGCTCGGCATGGACGTCGTGGGCGACGACGACCTGCGGCGGCTGTCGCACGTCGCGCACGCCGTCGCGGAGGTGATGAACACCACGCCGGACCCCCACGCGCCGTACGTCGGCCACGCCGCCTTCGCGCACAAGGCCGGGCTGCACGTCTCGGCGCTGGCGAAGCGCGAGGACCTCTACCAGCACGTCGAGCCGGCCAGGGTCGGAAACGTTCTGCGGCTGCTCGTGAGCGAGCTCGCCGGACGCTCGACGGTCGTGCTGAAGGGCAGGGACTTCGGTCTCGATCTCACCGCCGACGGGGACGCGGTGAACCGCATCCTCGGCCGGGTCAAGGAGCTCGAGCACGCCGGCTATGCCTTCGAGGCGGCCGACGCCTCCTTCGAGCTGCTCGTCCGCAGCGAGATGGGCGAGGACGTGCATGCGTTCACGCTCGAGAGCTTCCGGATCATCGTCGAGCGGCGGGAGGACGGACGCATGGTCGCCGAGGCCACCATCAAGCTGTGGGTCCCGGGTGAGGGCGACGCCGGCGGGCGGGGATATCGGGGTGAGGGCGTCGCCGGAGGCGACGCCGGCGGGCGGGGATATCGGGGTGAGCGGCTCATCGGGACGGGTGAGGGCAACGGCCCCGTCGACGCGCTCGACCAGGCCTTCCGCGCCGCGGTGAACGGCCGGTTCCCCGGGCTCGCGAAGCTGCACCTCGCCGACTACAAGGCCCGCATCCTCGACTCGGACTCCGGCACCGCTGCGACGACCCGGGTACTGATCCGCTCGAGCAACGGCGAGCGCGAGTGGGACACCGTCGGCGTGTCGGCGAACGTGATCGAGGCGTCGTGGCTGGCCATGGCCGATGCGTACACCTACGGCCTGCGCGAGCAGCAGGACGCGGATGCGTGA
- a CDS encoding fumarylacetoacetate hydrolase family protein yields the protein MRIVRVSRPDGPEFGVVRDGHVVLVEGHPFTEFRLTNQAAALDKARLLAPIIPSKIFCVGKNYADHAAEMGGDVPAEPLVFSKPSTAVIGPGEPVRLPVLSGEVHHEAELAVVVGVLARKVPAKRALGYVFGYTCANDVTARDLQARDGQWTRAKGFDSFCPLGPWIDTAVDPTDGLAVRCRVNGELRQDGSTADLVFGVAELVAYCSAFATLLPGDVILTGTPAGVGPLADGDTVEVEIGGLGSLVNPVQAEQAGLGEGGDEAGRAPR from the coding sequence GTGCGCATCGTCCGTGTCTCGCGCCCTGACGGCCCCGAGTTCGGCGTGGTCCGCGACGGCCACGTCGTCCTCGTCGAGGGCCATCCATTCACCGAGTTCCGCCTCACGAACCAGGCAGCCGCACTCGACAAGGCTCGCCTCCTCGCGCCGATCATCCCCTCCAAGATCTTCTGCGTCGGCAAGAATTACGCCGACCACGCCGCCGAGATGGGTGGTGACGTGCCCGCGGAGCCGCTCGTCTTCTCGAAGCCGAGCACCGCGGTGATCGGACCGGGTGAGCCGGTGCGCCTGCCGGTGCTCTCCGGGGAGGTCCACCACGAGGCGGAGCTCGCGGTGGTGGTCGGGGTGCTCGCGAGGAAGGTGCCCGCCAAGCGGGCGCTCGGCTACGTGTTCGGCTACACCTGCGCGAACGACGTCACCGCTCGGGACCTGCAGGCCCGCGACGGCCAGTGGACGCGCGCGAAGGGCTTCGACTCCTTCTGCCCGCTCGGTCCCTGGATCGACACGGCGGTGGACCCCACCGACGGTCTGGCGGTGCGGTGTCGCGTCAACGGCGAGCTGCGCCAGGACGGCTCGACCGCCGACCTCGTGTTCGGGGTCGCCGAGCTCGTGGCGTACTGCTCGGCCTTCGCGACGTTGCTGCCGGGCGACGTCATCCTCACCGGCACGCCCGCCGGTGTCGGGCCGCTGGCGGACGGCGACACCGTCGAGGTCGAGATCGGCGGGCTCGGCTCCCTCGTCAACCCGGTGCAGGCCGAGCAGGCAGGGCTCGGCGAAGGCGGCGACGAGGCGGGTCGGGCCCCGCGTTAG
- a CDS encoding peptide chain release factor 3: MPPELPVADPALLREVERRRTFAIISHPDAGKTTLTEKLLLYSGAVHEAGAVQSRKVARSTTSDWMELERQRGISISSTVLHFTYGGWHFNLLDTPGHADFSEDTYRTLCAADAAVMVLDSAKGLEPQTLKLFGVCHERGLPIVTFVNKCDRPGLPPLGLLDEIGERIGLEPVPMTWPVADGADFAGIVHRSAGELVRFDRTAHGSTVGEEERVPLEKAEVGACPPDRWAEAMEEVELLDADERWLDIAAFRSGRQTPVYFGSALANFGVRLLLEGFAELAPPPAPQPTANPGGVRPLDAPFSGMVFKVQANMDPRHRDRIAFVRVNSGRFSRGMTATLARTGRRYQLRYAHQLFARDRQTVDEAVPGDIVGVVNATGLQVGDTLYDGPPVAFPPIPTFSPEVFATVRNRDSTRYKQFRAGLVELAEEGVVQVLRRPDFGDQEPIFAGVGRLQFEVAQYRMANEFGCDVTLSPAPWELARQIDFADAGRVRAQRGTALVEDAAGRTLVLFASEHALRWAREDLPDVTFAELGLRRR; this comes from the coding sequence ATGCCCCCCGAGCTCCCGGTAGCCGACCCTGCCCTGCTCCGCGAGGTCGAGCGCCGCCGCACGTTCGCGATCATCAGCCATCCCGACGCGGGCAAGACGACACTGACGGAGAAGCTGCTGCTCTACTCGGGGGCGGTGCACGAGGCCGGCGCGGTCCAGTCCCGCAAGGTCGCCCGGTCCACCACGAGCGACTGGATGGAGCTCGAACGCCAGCGAGGGATCTCGATCTCCTCCACCGTGCTGCACTTCACCTACGGCGGATGGCACTTCAACCTGCTCGACACTCCCGGCCACGCCGACTTCAGCGAGGACACCTACCGGACGCTGTGCGCAGCCGATGCCGCGGTGATGGTGCTCGACAGCGCGAAGGGCCTGGAACCGCAGACGCTCAAGCTCTTCGGGGTGTGCCACGAGCGCGGGCTGCCGATCGTCACGTTCGTGAACAAGTGCGACCGTCCCGGGCTGCCGCCCCTCGGTCTGCTCGACGAGATCGGCGAGCGGATCGGTCTCGAGCCCGTCCCTATGACGTGGCCGGTGGCCGACGGCGCGGACTTCGCCGGCATCGTCCACCGGTCCGCGGGTGAGCTCGTCCGGTTCGACCGCACCGCGCACGGGTCCACGGTCGGCGAGGAGGAGCGCGTCCCGCTCGAGAAGGCGGAGGTCGGGGCGTGCCCCCCCGACCGGTGGGCCGAGGCGATGGAGGAGGTGGAGCTGCTCGACGCCGACGAGCGTTGGCTCGACATCGCAGCGTTCCGCTCCGGCCGCCAGACGCCCGTGTACTTCGGCAGCGCCCTCGCGAACTTCGGGGTGCGCCTGCTGCTCGAGGGCTTCGCGGAGCTCGCCCCCCCTCCCGCCCCGCAGCCGACCGCGAACCCGGGGGGGGTGCGGCCCCTCGACGCCCCCTTCAGCGGCATGGTCTTCAAGGTGCAGGCGAACATGGACCCGCGTCACCGCGACCGCATCGCCTTCGTCCGCGTCAACAGCGGGCGGTTCTCCCGCGGGATGACCGCGACGCTCGCGCGCACCGGCCGCCGCTACCAGCTCCGCTACGCCCACCAGCTCTTCGCCCGCGACCGGCAGACCGTCGACGAGGCGGTGCCCGGCGACATCGTCGGCGTGGTGAACGCGACGGGGTTGCAGGTCGGTGACACCCTCTACGACGGCCCGCCAGTGGCTTTCCCCCCGATCCCGACCTTCTCCCCCGAGGTCTTCGCGACCGTGCGCAACCGGGACTCCACCCGGTACAAGCAGTTCCGCGCGGGGCTCGTCGAGCTTGCCGAGGAGGGCGTGGTGCAGGTGCTGCGCCGGCCCGACTTCGGCGACCAGGAGCCGATCTTTGCCGGCGTCGGCCGGCTGCAGTTCGAGGTCGCGCAGTACCGGATGGCCAACGAGTTCGGCTGTGACGTCACGCTGTCGCCAGCCCCGTGGGAGCTCGCCCGCCAGATCGACTTCGCCGACGCGGGCCGCGTTCGCGCCCAGCGCGGGACCGCCCTCGTCGAGGACGCCGCGGGCCGCACGCTCGTGCTGTTCGCCTCCGAGCACGCCCTGCGGTGGGCCCGCGAGGACCTTCCGGACGTTACGTTCGCCGAGTTGGGCTTGCGCCGCCGCTGA
- a CDS encoding GNAT family protein: protein MTSVLHGTATTLRRVRPEDAEVLAAILADPEVARWWGRYDADRVRRDIIEAEDTVVYVIEVDGEVVGSIQYVEEPSPAYRHASLDVFIHSVWHGKGLGTDAVRTLSRHLIHDRGHHRLTIDPSVDNVKAIRTYRRVGFREVGVMRSYERNPDGQWQDCLLMDLLERDLH, encoded by the coding sequence ATGACTTCAGTGCTGCACGGCACGGCGACCACCCTGCGCAGGGTGCGGCCCGAGGACGCCGAGGTCCTCGCCGCGATCCTCGCTGATCCGGAGGTGGCTCGCTGGTGGGGCCGCTACGACGCCGACCGGGTCCGGCGCGACATCATCGAGGCGGAGGACACCGTCGTCTACGTCATCGAGGTAGACGGCGAGGTCGTCGGCTCCATCCAGTACGTCGAGGAGCCGTCGCCCGCCTACCGGCATGCGAGCCTCGACGTCTTCATCCACAGCGTCTGGCACGGCAAGGGGCTCGGGACCGACGCGGTGCGCACGCTGTCGCGCCACCTCATTCACGACCGCGGTCACCACCGGCTCACGATCGATCCGAGTGTCGACAACGTGAAGGCCATCCGCACGTACCGGCGGGTGGGCTTCCGCGAGGTCGGCGTGATGCGCTCCTACGAGCGCAACCCTGACGGGCAGTGGCAGGACTGCCTGCTCATGGACCTCCTCGAACGCGACCTGCACTAG
- a CDS encoding sigma-70 family RNA polymerase sigma factor produces MPQVVEEMPLHDHVQLYLREMARTALLTAEEEVDLAKRYEAGLEAERLLSERKRTTPTRRRQLNQVDRDGKRAKERLVQANLRLVVSVAKRYQGQGLPLLDLIQEGNLGLLRAVEKFDYRRGYKFSTYATWWIRQAVGRGVADKGRTIRLPVHMMERVRRALSMQRDLAEQYGREPSLEELASELGEEVELVEELLTYARTPTSLETPVGEDGDAELGDFIEDRNADDPLEVAAKGLARKELLDVVAGLPDRERTILELRFGLLDGEARTLDDVGRYFGLTRERIRQLEARALSKLRHPSRGRALSDTAA; encoded by the coding sequence GTGCCACAAGTGGTCGAGGAGATGCCGCTGCATGACCACGTGCAGCTGTATCTGCGGGAGATGGCCCGCACCGCGCTGCTGACCGCGGAGGAGGAGGTCGACCTCGCCAAGCGCTACGAGGCGGGGTTGGAGGCCGAGCGGCTGCTCAGCGAGCGCAAGCGCACGACGCCGACGCGCCGACGGCAGCTCAATCAGGTCGACCGCGACGGCAAGCGCGCCAAGGAGCGCCTCGTGCAGGCCAACCTGCGGCTGGTCGTGTCGGTGGCCAAGCGCTACCAGGGCCAAGGACTGCCGCTCCTCGACCTCATCCAGGAGGGCAACCTCGGTCTCCTGCGTGCGGTGGAGAAGTTCGACTACCGTCGGGGCTACAAGTTCTCCACCTACGCGACATGGTGGATCCGCCAGGCCGTCGGTCGTGGGGTGGCCGACAAGGGCCGCACCATCCGCCTGCCCGTCCACATGATGGAGCGGGTCCGCCGCGCGCTGTCCATGCAGCGCGACCTCGCGGAGCAGTACGGTCGTGAGCCGTCCCTGGAGGAGCTCGCCAGCGAGCTCGGCGAGGAGGTCGAGCTCGTCGAGGAGCTGCTCACCTACGCGCGCACGCCGACGTCGCTCGAGACCCCGGTCGGCGAGGACGGCGACGCGGAGCTCGGCGACTTCATCGAGGACCGCAACGCCGACGACCCGCTCGAGGTCGCGGCGAAGGGGCTGGCCCGCAAGGAGCTCCTCGACGTCGTGGCGGGTCTGCCCGACCGGGAGCGCACGATCCTCGAGCTGCGCTTCGGACTGCTCGACGGCGAGGCGCGCACCCTCGACGACGTGGGCCGCTACTTCGGCCTCACCCGCGAGCGGATCCGCCAGCTCGAGGCGCGGGCGCTGTCGAAGCTGCGCCACCCCTCCCGGGGCCGCGCGCTGTCGGACACCGCCGCGTAG
- a CDS encoding glutamate--tRNA ligase family protein: MALPRVRIAPAPSGWLHVGNARTALYNWLHARGSGGAFILRVEDTDADRVAPEAYEGIYEALRWLGLDWDEGPGRGGPHGPYLQSERTPLYAAVTAALLQAGYAYDAYETPEELEADRRAAQAQGRPPGYSGAQRDLDQELREAYLAEGRQPVVRLCTPDDGEVSFEDRIRGPITFAWKDVSDFIIQRADGSPTYFLANAVDDLAMGITLVARGEDLLSATPRQLLVYDAVLEGGLLDRLLAENAFPPRPADAEIPAFAHLPLLVGEDRKPLSKRHGAVAVDEFRRQGFLPDTMVNFLALCGWSYDDRRERFEREELTEKFSFDRVGRNPAFFDTTKLRNMNGERIKELSDSALAELLVPYLNAEGLVGLPATPEEQRLLLALAPLLRERIQTLGEALPLVAFCFRDEVVFDDAAVAKHLKGRAGEVLDAAASALEAGGEWSAEAIMEALDGVAESLGLGRGKTFQPVRVAVAGAAVSPPLPETLALLDRAVVVDRIRAARKRVAG; the protein is encoded by the coding sequence ATGGCCCTCCCACGCGTCCGCATCGCGCCGGCTCCGAGCGGGTGGTTGCACGTAGGCAACGCCCGCACCGCCCTCTACAACTGGCTGCACGCACGGGGCAGCGGGGGGGCCTTCATCCTACGCGTGGAGGACACCGACGCCGACAGGGTCGCCCCGGAGGCCTACGAGGGCATCTACGAGGCCTTGCGGTGGCTCGGGCTGGACTGGGACGAGGGCCCCGGGCGCGGCGGTCCCCACGGCCCCTACCTGCAGAGCGAGCGCACGCCGCTGTACGCCGCGGTGACCGCCGCCCTGTTGCAGGCCGGCTACGCGTACGACGCCTACGAGACCCCCGAGGAGCTGGAGGCGGACCGCCGCGCGGCGCAGGCGCAGGGTCGCCCGCCCGGCTATTCCGGCGCACAGCGCGACCTCGACCAGGAGCTGCGGGAGGCCTACCTGGCCGAGGGCCGGCAGCCGGTCGTGCGCCTTTGCACCCCCGACGATGGTGAGGTGTCCTTCGAGGACCGCATCCGTGGACCGATCACGTTCGCGTGGAAGGACGTCTCCGACTTCATCATCCAGCGCGCCGACGGCTCGCCGACGTACTTCCTCGCCAACGCCGTCGACGACCTCGCGATGGGCATCACGCTCGTCGCCCGGGGCGAGGACCTCCTTTCCGCCACGCCCCGCCAGCTGCTCGTCTACGACGCCGTGCTCGAGGGCGGCCTGCTCGACCGGCTGCTGGCCGAAAACGCGTTTCCGCCCCGCCCCGCCGACGCGGAGATTCCCGCCTTCGCACACCTGCCGCTGCTCGTCGGCGAGGACCGCAAGCCGCTGTCGAAGCGGCACGGCGCCGTCGCCGTCGACGAGTTCCGCCGCCAGGGCTTCCTGCCCGACACCATGGTGAACTTCCTCGCCCTGTGCGGGTGGAGCTACGACGACCGCAGGGAGCGCTTCGAGCGTGAGGAGCTCACGGAGAAGTTCTCGTTCGACCGCGTGGGTCGCAACCCCGCGTTCTTCGACACGACGAAGCTGCGCAACATGAACGGAGAGCGGATCAAGGAGCTCTCCGACAGCGCGCTCGCCGAGCTCCTCGTGCCCTATCTCAACGCGGAAGGCCTCGTGGGGCTGCCGGCGACGCCCGAGGAGCAGCGACTGCTGCTCGCCCTCGCCCCCCTCCTCCGCGAGCGCATCCAGACGCTTGGCGAGGCGCTGCCGCTCGTGGCCTTCTGCTTCCGCGACGAGGTCGTCTTCGACGACGCCGCCGTCGCGAAGCATCTGAAAGGCCGCGCCGGCGAGGTCCTCGACGCCGCCGCGTCGGCCCTCGAGGCGGGGGGGGAGTGGTCCGCCGAGGCGATCATGGAGGCGCTCGACGGCGTGGCCGAATCGCTCGGGCTCGGACGCGGCAAGACCTTCCAGCCCGTGCGGGTGGCCGTCGCCGGGGCTGCGGTCAGCCCCCCGCTGCCCGAGACGCTCGCCCTGCTCGACCGCGCCGTCGTCGTGGACCGAATCCGGGCCGCCCGCAAGCGCGTCGCCGGGTGA
- a CDS encoding 3-isopropylmalate dehydrogenase encodes MGRYSLAVIAGDGVGPEVTAQACKALRAAGERWGFVVDITAYDVGGERYLRTGEVLPGSVETELRGHDAILLGAVGSPDVPPGVLERGLLLRLRFAFDQYVNLRPVRLYEGVRSPVAGLDADRCDMVIVRENTEGLYAGAGGSVYRGTPHEVATQESLNTRRGVERVVRHAMSRAATRRRRLTLCHKTNVLTYAGDLWQRTVDEVGAEFPDVTVDYVHVDAACLYLVTAPERFDVVVTDNLFGDIITDLGAAVQGGLGLAASANLNPERTAPSMFEPVHGSAPDIAGKGWANPTAAVLSAALCLEHLGEREAATALDRAVASVLPALGAMGGPEMGYSTEQIGDLLAEAVASPAGKGA; translated from the coding sequence ATGGGCAGGTACAGCCTGGCGGTGATCGCCGGCGACGGCGTCGGGCCGGAGGTCACCGCCCAGGCGTGCAAGGCGCTTCGGGCCGCGGGCGAGCGTTGGGGCTTCGTCGTCGACATCACCGCCTACGACGTCGGAGGCGAGCGTTACCTCCGCACGGGCGAGGTCCTGCCCGGCAGCGTGGAGACGGAGCTGCGCGGCCACGACGCCATCCTGCTCGGCGCGGTCGGCAGCCCCGACGTGCCCCCCGGTGTGCTCGAGCGCGGGCTGCTGCTGCGCCTGCGCTTCGCGTTCGACCAGTACGTGAACCTGCGTCCGGTCCGGCTGTACGAAGGCGTCCGCTCACCCGTTGCGGGTCTCGACGCCGACCGGTGCGACATGGTCATCGTGCGGGAGAACACCGAAGGCCTCTACGCCGGGGCCGGCGGTTCGGTATACCGGGGGACCCCACACGAGGTCGCCACCCAGGAGTCGCTCAACACCCGCAGGGGCGTGGAACGGGTCGTGCGTCACGCCATGAGCCGCGCAGCGACGCGGCGACGCCGGTTGACGCTGTGCCACAAGACGAACGTGCTCACCTACGCCGGGGACCTCTGGCAGCGCACGGTCGACGAGGTCGGCGCCGAGTTCCCCGACGTGACCGTCGACTACGTCCACGTCGACGCGGCCTGCCTCTACCTCGTCACCGCCCCGGAGCGCTTCGACGTGGTGGTGACCGACAACCTGTTCGGCGACATCATCACCGACCTCGGTGCGGCGGTGCAGGGCGGTCTCGGCCTGGCGGCCAGTGCCAACCTCAACCCCGAGCGCACGGCACCGAGCATGTTCGAGCCGGTGCACGGGTCCGCGCCCGACATCGCGGGGAAGGGATGGGCGAACCCCACCGCGGCGGTGCTCAGCGCCGCACTGTGCCTCGAGCATCTCGGGGAGCGGGAGGCGGCGACGGCCCTGGACCGCGCGGTCGCGTCGGTGCTGCCCGCGCTCGGCGCCATGGGCGGCCCGGAGATGGGATACTCGACGGAGCAGATCGGCGACCTCCTCGCGGAAGCGGTCGCGTCGCCTGCCGGCAAAGGAGCCTGA